A genomic region of Candidatus Glassbacteria bacterium contains the following coding sequences:
- a CDS encoding C_GCAxxG_C_C family protein, translated as MSDRIEQSVELFRQGYNCAQAILLVYGGRYGLDRETALRLALGLEGGLGRTGEVCGAVNGACLVLGLEAGGQEDASGAEGRKLARKRVREFSRKFRERHGAVACRQLLGTDLGTHAGMMAARGKRVFSRRCPEFVAAAAQILEEMLDRKS; from the coding sequence TTGTCGGATAGAATAGAGCAGTCTGTCGAGTTGTTTCGCCAGGGCTACAACTGCGCCCAGGCAATCCTGCTGGTATACGGCGGCCGCTACGGCCTGGACCGTGAAACCGCGCTGAGGCTGGCCCTGGGGCTGGAGGGCGGACTGGGACGCACCGGCGAGGTCTGCGGAGCGGTCAACGGCGCCTGTTTGGTGCTCGGACTCGAGGCCGGCGGGCAGGAAGACGCCTCCGGCGCCGAGGGCCGGAAACTGGCCCGCAAGCGGGTGCGCGAGTTCAGCCGGAAGTTCCGCGAGCGCCACGGCGCCGTGGCCTGCCGTCAGCTGCTGGGCACCGACCTGGGCACGCACGCGGGCATGATGGCCGCCAGGGGCAAGCGGGTGTTCAGCCGCCGCTGCCCGGAGTTTGTCGCCGCCGCCGCCCAGATCCTGGAGGAAATGCTAGATCGGAAGAGCA